The nucleotide sequence ACGGGGTCGAAACGCAAATAAAGAAAAAGCATTCTGATCAAGACTGACCGGTCGTCATTTAATAATCATATCGACAAGCATACGTTTTAGTAAATTGTATATCAGTCGGTGTCCTAAGCTATTTACTGCCTGTATAATACTCTGAAAGGGCCTAGCGTCGCTATTGTCGCGTCACACGATTTCTTTACACGGTGTGAATATAGTAATCGGAAAAGCATCGTTGATACAAGATGCTGGGGTGTCGAAGGGGAGGGTTGGATGTGGACACAACGATTTTCCATGGGATCGCCAAGGGAACTCGAGGAATGTTTCGAATTCCACGCGATAGATCTGCAGGTACCCATTCCATAAATGTTCGCACGACATCGTCGAGTGTAATCTGCGTCTCGTGACACCGTAAAAATTTAGCAAACTATCGGAACGAAAAACGGAGAGACCAGGTTTTAGTCAATTCTCTCCGCGATATCTCTTTCCCTATAATAGAAACTAATCCGTCGTGAATGTACGACGCGGACTCACCGAATCCTCCGGGAAACGTGCGTCGCAAACGTCGTCGCGGGCTTCGTGGAAACGAACGGACCACGATCCTCGCGATGATCCCGCGATTCGACGACGCCGCCGGCGCGTTTCGCCACGTCGTCACCGTACATCAAGACTCGTCCCTGCTCCACGCGCCTCGGACCTGACCGATCGCGATTAAACGGATCTCGCGAAACGACGAAACTAAAGACAACAAGAGGTAGAGACAAACACCCGGTTCGCGTGGTCCTCAGCCTGGAGTGGGCGGGGTCTTATGTCAGTGAATATTAAAGTTGTACTGCTTACGGCTGGACGAAATGCGAAGCCACCGACTGACCGCCAGTGGCTCCGGGTGACAGTTCGACCAGGCGATGTCGCCGAAATGGGGATAAGGCGAGGAGGTGGTGGTGGCCTCGACCTGTATCGCCGTGGTCAGATCCTGCTGGTAGTCGTGCTTGGTCCTCTTGGGCTGTCGTTGGCTCACGGGACTCGGATGGGTCGCGTGGGTGGCGTGGTTCAGTCTCTTCCCGTTGATCTGGGGCGCGTGTTGCTGCTCCAGTTGCTCCAGCTGCTCCAATTGCTCGATAGGCTCGAATATGAGGCTGGGCATCGAGGCCTGCACCTGGTAGCTCCTGGACACGGGCGAATGAGCGATATTGTTCGAACGTGGCAACTGCATCACCAGTTGTGGCTTGTCCTTGTAGATCGGGGAGTAGATGGTCATGGCAGCCTCGGGATCGATGTCCACGGGCGTCTCCGCCTCCAGGACACCGGTGGCCAACGGAGGCTGGGCGCAAGCGGCCGGCAACGACGCTGGAACGACCGGTATCGCCGGCGACGCGGTGCTAGGCACCAACGTGGCCACCGAcgactcgtcgtcgtcgttgctgGCGGCTGGCAGCGGCGACAACGGCGGCAACACCACCGATATCGGCGCCATCATCGAGCTCGACTGCGACGAACTGGTGGAGTTCACTATCGACGACTCCAGGCTCCTCAGCTCCTCGTTGGCGAAGTCCTCTTCGAGCTTGGTCTAAAAAAGAGAAGCGTTGGCGACCCGCAATAAGAATCGTACGGCCCTTACGAGGTGTTGGCGTTTAAGTGCCCAAAAGAAACCATGCCTTACAGGTTTAGTGGAGCCATGCGGGGCCAGACACCGATAAAGCAAATCAACAGCCTGCAATAACAAAAACAGAAAACAGGTATCAACCGACACCCTCCTTGCTGGCTACTGTTCCGCAGCTGACTCGTCTGGGTCGATCGATCCATGTTTGTCAGCGACGTTTACTgtatttttctctttctttttatCGGGTTTTGATTTATCATGTGCCTAATCGAATACACGAAACCGTTTCTTCACGACTGACGTTAGTTCTCCAATATGGCTGCCCGCAGAAGATTAAAGGGGGccttctactgtaaaacgcgcGCTTGACAATCGCATCAGAAACCAAGGACTAAGAGCGAAGCTTCGTTAATAACTTCGTAAATCGTTTTTAAGATTTGGAAACTTTTAGGCTCCCCGGTATTGGCCAGAATTATCCAGCTTCGACAAGCCTCTACGTTTTCAAGCGTTCCAAAGCTATTAAAGATCCGTAACTGTTCCACAAACTTCGATCGATGGCACAGTTTATGTTGCTCGCGTCAAGGTAACAACGAAATTGattctaaacaatttttttagacgAATGAATCGTTATGCTACGCAAGACGATGATTCCAGGTAAAAAGTAATGAAAGGTATTCGGTAATATAAGGTTTGCGAATCATCGAGTCGAATGAATACCAGCACAGAAATAAATAGCGATCGACTACGAAAGAACAACGTAAAATAATTTCACAATTCGCCGTGAAAGAATTTCACCGAGCTATAATCGCGTCATGAATCGTCGGTAGACGCCTAGAAATGAAAGTTTCAATTGTACACACTACATATAAGAACTCAGTATTACCAGACCATGCATATCACTTCACAAGAACGTTGTTACAAGATACAcattactaaaaaaaaaaaaaaaaaaaaaaaattaaaagaaaacagcTACGAAAGAAATCTAAATATCTAATCATCGAGGTACGTTTCGTTTCCCACGAAACGTATAATTCTCACGAAACACGTGGGTGGCCAGGAGAGTTCCTGGAAAACGCGTAAGCGCGAGAGAGAGATCTTGGAACGAAACAGAAGGCTTTTCAAGCAAacggaaaaatgaaaaactttcATTTCTTTCGGTGAACGCAAAGCTGCGCGCCGAATTCCACGCAGGAAATTATTTTGTCTCGAGACCATCTACAGAATCGTTAAATATAATGGTAATTCAACCCTTTCGCTGCGAAGAGTAATAAATATGTTCAGAATTTTATGAGAAAATCGAGTTCGATGTATTGCATTTTCTATATCAAACGAAATCGTTAAACTACCTCCCTGTATCGTATAATTAAAAAACCATGAAGTCGATACTTTCATTGGCTTCCTAGAATGCAGCTTGTAAAACTTTATTTGAACCATGTATGGTATATGTTCGTACAAACTACATATTTATGTATGCTCACAAAAAATATACTCCAGTGCATATTAATATTGCAGTATTAAATTCTCAATACTGGTCGAACGGCTCTTTCCTCGTAGCCTGAAACATCAATACGCGTCCAACGAGGAACACAAAacttcaaactcgattttcagCCATTCAATACGTTATAGTGCTTGCAAAATTCAATCTAAATCGATGACCCATATATCGTGACGTTCTTTCGTTAACCGCCCCGCAGCGAAAGGGCAAACGGAACagttaccaaaaaaaaaaaaaaaaaaaaaaaaacgagagaATATCGCAAAATGAGAAGTGACACCTAACAAGGAGAACTCCTCCGTTTTGACTCTCACTTTTCAACGAACTTCTGCACGATGACAGAGCTTGATATACTGAAACTAATGGTACAGTTTCGCTGTgaagttttaatatttaataccgAAGTTTCGACGCAGATTCGTCATGAAGGATTACTCTCGTTGGCACAAGTTACCAACAAATATTTTCCAAGCTAATGTATCAATTAAAGCGACAGTGTATACTAtacgattattaaaaataaagagaTATCTGGGATTTTAATTTACTTTGCAGAATCTCATCAATAAGTAAGAGTTACAGAAGTTATCCTTGCACACGCGAGGGCATCGAGTCTATCGAGTAAGGTCTTCCGGATTGATGGAACATCGATGACTTTTAATTGGTGGAACATTTCCAATGTCGTTCCACCAATCGGAAACCTAGCGCCAAGCACGCGCCGTAATTTCACGACGGATTCAATGCCACCCGGTATACTGTAGCCTAATGAGAAGATGTCACAGCTGCTAATTGGCTGCGGCGTAATAACTGTGCTGCCCTTGTCATCAGCCTACAGTACAAATATTAGGGTAGTCCTTGCGTTCTGTCTACGAAAATTCTCTGATCTCATCCTTCGTTAGAACGATTCCAATACATTCGAAAATAATTCCTGCGCAATAGGAGCTCACACGTAAgagaaatttatttcctttttcaACACGTTGACTGCGCGTTTTACGTGGTTTGCCCATGGTGCCAACAAGAATTTTTTATTATGTAAGTTGTGTAATTATGTTTAATGCATTTTTCGCGGTGGTGGTCACCGATGACCCCCATAATGCTATAACCAAGTCGAGTGCCAGTCACCGGTGACCCTTAcggcaatcaacgtgttaagaatatttaataaacacGTTGTCAATAGCACTTTTGTGAAgcaattatacagggtattcggccacccctgggaaaaattttaatggtagattctagaggccaaaataagacgaaaatcaagaataccaatttgttgatgaaggcttcgttaaacagttattaacgtttaaagttccgactgtactgaatttttttctcgaaagtggttaggatttcgggggtatgtctattgaccaaaaacggttgtaattgacccctgcaaccaaaaataatttttttagaacgatttgaaattttttttttcgtcgaaaaatttcagcaccttcctgattttttttctcgaaagtggataggatttcgggggtatgtgtaatgaccataaatgattgcaattgacccccgcaaccgaaaataatttttccagaacgatttgaaattttttaattcaattgttaataattttttaacgaagcctcagtcaagaaattgatattcttgattttcgtcttattttgacctcaagaatctcccgttacaatttttcccaggggtggccgaataccttgTACAGCGGTGACACACTAAATTACGTAGGGCCTAAAATTTGAGTATCTCGACAGCTGAGCCCAGAATAAAGCAACTTTCCCCCCCTTTCCTATAATTCAATCTACCTCAAACTGTTTCATCCACTCACAGGAATACAGGAATAGACAGGAACGAACGTGAACCAACAGAAATCGACAGGAACAGACACGAACAGAGGGGAACAGGTTTTATCAGAAGAGTGTCACTACACATCAAGAACCCCTAGCGCATCGAATATCCTCTTTAACGCTTTACTCCTTCCTAAACTTGAACGTTGAGCCCCTACTGCAGGAACGAGAAGCTATAGCTCAGGACCACCCCAACGTGGGTGGTGAATAATAAACAGATTCCTACCAAGGATGCAACAGAGGCGCAAAAGAAGGCGATGGAGGATAGTTCTTACCTTTGGCAGTGGATACGTGTCTGGCAGCGATAGAACGGGCGGCGAGGTGGGCGCTTCCGTTTCGACGGTCAAGGCGGGGGTGTTGGGTGTCAGGGGGTTGAGGTTCGAGGTGGCGGAGGATACGGTCACGGTGCCGGTTACGGTCACCTTCGTCGGCCTGTTCGGTATCTCTTTCGCGGCGCGGTGGTCCGCGAGGAGCTTGTCGAAGGTTTTGCTCCGACCGAGGACCGTCCGTCGCAGCGAGACCGTGTGCGCCTTGCACGTGAGCGACCTGGTGCAAGGCTTCCCGGTCTCGTCGTTCCAGACCCCGCAGTGACGATCGGGATCGTACTCGCGATCCTTGAGCAGCGACCTGTCCGTCTTGAGCCTTTTCCGGCGAGGCTGACCGCCCGTCGTTCCAGGACTCTTCACAGGACTCGACGATACCGTGGTCCCGGTCGCGTTCGCGGCCTGAACCGGCAGCGACTCGAGGGGCGATCGCGGCGACGTGACGATCGGTAACGACGTCGACGACAAGCTCGTGGGCACGCTAGGCTGCTCCGAGGTCCGTTTCACGTTCGTGTGATTGATCTTAGCGGTCCCGGTCGAGATCTGCGGCGACGACTGCGCCTTTTTCAATTTCGACACTTTGCAATAGGGCGTTTTCACGGGAGGCTTTACGACCGGGGTGGAGGGAGTTGGAAAATTGACCGTGCCGGAAGGATGGCGACTTTCTGCGGCAAAATACGAGCAACGTTTACAACGATGGTAAACGCTGAAGAGCGGATGATTAGTCGGCCTGAAAAGAAGGATTATTCACTGTGTCGACGACCTTACCGATTTCCATCACCTAACCGTTGGTGGGCCTTGTATAGAGTTGGGTATTAACTTaacatttcaataattaaatcttCGAAACTGAGAACGACTTATTATTAGAAATCGGCAAGATCGTCAACACtgtaaataatgatcgagaaagCTACCGTTCTCGTTCAATTGTTCTTCTTGTTCGTACGTATAAGTGGATCCTTTCAATGTGTcttgatttttcttttttcaaagtATCAGAAAATTATACTTAAAAGTTCCTGGATCACTTTCCTCGCGAGGGAACATTGAGAATTATCGGGTATCGATTTATAACTTCCGATTGTGTAAAATTGTATCAATATCTAGGATTTACGAGACCTCTATATCTCCCTTTCACTTTGTGACAATTTAATTCCGAGCCGACGACATCTTGAAAGAATTCACTGCGGATAGCTTTGCTAGTCATTTATTGTATTTGCGTATCTTAAAGCGTTGACAATTGAAGACAGCATTTGAAAGCTTTATGATATTAAGTAAATTGAACGCACCGACGCGAGCTTGTACAATAGAACCTCGATTTAAAGGACTAATTGAGGAGAGAGGCATCCATTAAATCAGAACGCCCCTAAAATAACGAATTATATACTTCTGAATGTACTTAAATTGTATGGCCTTTCATTATCGAGAAAAACAATTCTGAAAATCAAATATGTATGCACTCGAATAATTGTAAAATTCGATACCATGGATTTCAGAGATAAGGAAAATTCTTATCTGGATAAAAATCTCGGAAAACTATTGAAATCTAAGTAACTTTTTAATCGTTACTGATCGAATAAACATTCAAATTCGAAATACAGAATAATATTAATCTATCtcgtgttgaataagcatcgcgACTAAATCATTATCTTTCAATTGAataaaattctacccactttttatTCGATTACAGACAGTAGAACAATTTCGTAAATAAAGATAAGATAGTTCTAAGATTAATTTTACAGAGGGATTGTCCAAAATGCGATCACGATTGCTAAATATATAACCGTGTTTtaaagaattaattaaatgaAAGTAACAgagaatatcaaacaattttaatttgatATTTATTGATGAGATATTAAACCCATTTGCAGTAAATTGCTAATTTGAAGTGAAGCAGCTAACAATTACccaattttaaaataatggtCGTCGAATTTGAGCCCGTAAAATCGAGGTGTTTTAGAGTACATGCATAAATCAAGAGATATTTATCTCCTTGgtatctcaattttattctttgaGTGGATTTATTATTGTGTATTTAAAGTAAAAATATGTCTTTAAAACGAATAGAGAAACATTTATGCATGAAAAATAAGCAGATACTGATTTGACAACTATACAACTAATGCTACAGCAAAGTATATAGATACAAAATGACATACCCATATGTTGTATTAGAGCTTGTGGTTTAACTATGGCGTGGCATGTTTCACACACTACCGTGTAAAAACTGTCCCTCTCTGGGCAAAATCCATATAAATCAATGTCTGTAACAGAAATTCTCTTGttaataaaattcataaatctcATACAATAAAGAACATTGTGTATTTCCAATATTAAATGCAAATATAAATTACAGATTGTAATATGATAGTTACCTTCTGCTGCAAGACGCGTAACTGAGCTAGGGAGTTGACCTTCTGTTTCTTCATCGCCTGAAACAAACCAAATCCTTTTATGGAATATATGATAAAACACCAGACCGCTTAATACAAGAATATCTGAGTTGTCAACTACTTGTTACAGACAATATGTACAATTTGCAATTAATGCATATTTCTAAAATGAGTACTTAAATGAGAAGCAGAAAGATAAAAGATTATCATGATTGATCTTGGACATCTATGCAAAATTCAAATATGTTACACTGTAATTGTAATTACCATCTGAACAAACATTATAATGGATTCTATATTACTGTCAATCTTATACAGATGAAAtctaccctttaaaatatagttttCATACATCTCTATTGGTTTCAAAAGCAgaacatgaaataaaaaacACAAACTTCTGGGTAAACAACTTTTATTATGTTTACATATTATACATGCACAATCTTTCAACAGAATTTCATCTgagaagaaagagaaagaggacAGATATAAGTATACAAGTATACATATAATTGGAGAAAAAGATATCGGAAGAGCGCGTCCGATCGAAATCGTTTAACGAGTCCGAGGACCGATCTGTGCCAGACTGCACGCTGAAAACTAAAGGCTTCGACGCTCCGCGTATTTCACGGTCGGTATTTCGTTACGAATTACATAATTGCCAGCGAAAAAGGTCGTTAAAACGCGCACGGCGTCCCGAGGGAACGTCAAAACGCGACGGCCGTGTGCAGGCAATCGTTGGcgacgatttttttttaaataaaagcgtGCGATAGGGGGGCCCCAACGTGATGCCCGTGCGTCAAGTCGACGGACAAAGGAGCATCGAAGTTGAGGTTAGGTACACGGGAGCTCGACGCTCGTCGTTGTCGCGTTTTGTGAAGCGAcagcgaacgaacgaacgagctTTTCGATGTGATTCAGCGCACTTACTCAACGGCTTGTCTCGTCCGATTCTTTCTATCCAGCTGGACCAGGGCTGGCCGTGAAAGAATGTTGGACTGTCACTTCCCGACATTGCCAGTGGCGCTCGCGGTGTGAATGAAACACGATGCGATTTGTCGTGTGTATATAGCGAGGAGAAAGTGTTTTGGGGCCGGGCCGCGTGGACTGTCAGGTACGGCGGCGGCGGTTCGCGTGCAGTCTGCCCTCGACACGTCGATTCCTCGAATACATTTAGCTCGCAAATGATCGGTGCTCCCCTATTGTGAATGGAAATGTTAGCGAACGCGAACCCCGTCTGGCATGTCTCTGTCGGGAAACATCTTTCACGGACACGGAAATTTTCTACAGAGCCCCTTTCTCGTTTGTACGCCCGAGTACGAGTAGCACGCTTCGGCGTACGGCACGCACGTACGTACGGTTATTACTGAGATTCCTGCGACTGCATTGGATGAACTGTTGTGACGTCATCAATGTATAGTCGACTTACCCGTGCGCAACTTGCCAGGCGATCCAATCGCGCGCCTCGGATTTCTGCCCCCCCGTGCTGCTTCGTAGTTGTACCTTATTGGCGATCGCGCATCGCTCAGCAGGTGGATTGAAAATTTGAAAGACTTTACgcgacaattatgctaaaaacttACAGCCCGTTCACACGATACCGTTTTTCGACCGAATTCGGTCGTTTTACCTAATCGATCATTTGCCGAATTGATTGTTTTACGATCACGTGTAACACCATGAACGTTTTATACGATGCTTTTCACTCGAATAACCTcgcgtatttttaaaaaatatttgtaacgcgAAAGGAGACGAATTTCCCTTGactttttatttgtaatattgctTTTATATCTAGAATGACTCGGACATCGATGTGTCGATTATTTATTAAGAAAATAAGAGATACATACTGCATT is from Colletes latitarsis isolate SP2378_abdomen chromosome 4, iyColLati1, whole genome shotgun sequence and encodes:
- the LOC143341436 gene encoding uncharacterized protein LOC143341436 isoform X2: MSGSDSPTFFHGQPWSSWIERIGRDKPLSDEETEGQLPSSVTRLAAEDIDLYGFCPERDSFYTVVCETCHAIVKPQALIQHMESRHPSGTVNFPTPSTPVVKPPVKTPYCKVSKLKKAQSSPQISTGTAKINHTNVKRTSEQPSVPTSLSSTSLPIVTSPRSPLESLPVQAANATGTTVSSSPVKSPGTTGGQPRRKRLKTDRSLLKDREYDPDRHCGVWNDETGKPCTRSLTCKAHTVSLRRTVLGRSKTFDKLLADHRAAKEIPNRPTKVTVTGTVTVSSATSNLNPLTPNTPALTVETEAPTSPPVLSLPDTYPLPKTKLEEDFANEELRSLESSIVNSTSSSQSSSMMAPISVVLPPLSPLPAASNDDDESSVATLVPSTASPAIPVVPASLPAACAQPPLATGVLEAETPVDIDPEAAMTIYSPIYKDKPQLVMQLPRSNNIAHSPVSRSYQVQASMPSLIFEPIEQLEQLEQLEQQHAPQINGKRLNHATHATHPSPVSQRQPKRTKHDYQQDLTTAIQVEATTTSSPYPHFGDIAWSNCHPEPLAVSRWLRISSSRKQYNFNIH
- the LOC143341436 gene encoding uncharacterized protein LOC143341436 isoform X1; translation: MSGSDSPTFFHGQPWSSWIERIGRDKPLSDEETEGQLPSSVTRLAAEDIDLYGFCPERDSFYTVVCETCHAIVKPQALIQHMESRHPSGTVNFPTPSTPVVKPPVKTPYCKVSKLKKAQSSPQISTGTAKINHTNVKRTSEQPSVPTSLSSTSLPIVTSPRSPLESLPVQAANATGTTVSSSPVKSPGTTGGQPRRKRLKTDRSLLKDREYDPDRHCGVWNDETGKPCTRSLTCKAHTVSLRRTVLGRSKTFDKLLADHRAAKEIPNRPTKVTVTGTVTVSSATSNLNPLTPNTPALTVETEAPTSPPVLSLPDTYPLPKAVDLLYRCLAPHGSTKPTKLEEDFANEELRSLESSIVNSTSSSQSSSMMAPISVVLPPLSPLPAASNDDDESSVATLVPSTASPAIPVVPASLPAACAQPPLATGVLEAETPVDIDPEAAMTIYSPIYKDKPQLVMQLPRSNNIAHSPVSRSYQVQASMPSLIFEPIEQLEQLEQLEQQHAPQINGKRLNHATHATHPSPVSQRQPKRTKHDYQQDLTTAIQVEATTTSSPYPHFGDIAWSNCHPEPLAVSRWLRISSSRKQYNFNIH